The Anastrepha ludens isolate Willacy chromosome 2, idAnaLude1.1, whole genome shotgun sequence genome contains a region encoding:
- the LOC128871602 gene encoding uncharacterized protein LOC128871602, which yields MDRRRFLTIGEIESYINTSSSEDEGIPPADVDAVSDEELIDDNEMITEVPAMTDVCGELEVEHESDVEDFASPPPCSVGILDDGPSCSAQTTRYTAEKDVGGKTPFELFLQFFGEEIMEMLVVNRNMYAHQNNIGVDISKQQIYRFIRILILSGYHKVPHVEHYWSTQQTLGIPIVQQALSRNSFQLIKRIFHLMDNYGIDATDRFAKVRPLIDALNPHNNNNNNIELSEMGLLTTGTSSCMPAVRLTASESRESRQAVSDSIPPANGTISEVTPDDTV from the exons ATGGATCGTCGACGTTTTTTAACCATTGGGGAAATAGAATCCTACATAAATACTTCGAGCAGTGAGGATGAAG GTATTCCACcagcagatgttgatgctgtaAGTGACGAAGAACTTATTGACGATAATGAGATGATAACAGAGGTACCAGCTATGACGGATGTTTGTGGAGAGTTGGAGGTCGAACATGAATCAGATGTGGAAGATTTTGCGTCGCCGCCGCCATGCTCTGTTGGAATACTTGATGATGGACCATCCTGTTCTGCACAAACAACTAGGTACACAGCAGAAAAAGATGTCG gtGGCAAAACACCATTTGAATTGTTTCTGCAGTTCTTTGGCGAAGAAATAATGGAAATGCTGGTCGTGAATAGaaatatgtatgctcaccaAAATAATATCGGAGTGGATATTAGCAAACAACAGATATATCGTTTCATCAGAATTTTGATACTAAGTGGTTATCATAAAGTACCTCACGTTGAACATTATTGGAGTACACAGCAAACACTTGGTATACCTATAGTACAGCAAGCTTTATCACGTAATAGCTTCCAGTTGATCAAAAGAATATTTCATCTAATGGACAATTATGGCATTGATGCCACAGACAGATTTGCTAAAGTTCGTCCACTTATTGATGCACTGAATC cacacaacaacaacaacaacaatattgaaCTCAGTGAAATGGGTCTTTTAACAACAGGCACATCAT CATGCATGCCAGCCGTGCGCTTAACAGCAAGCGAAAGCAGAGAAAGCCGTCAAGCAGTGAGTGATTCCATACCGCCTGCAAATGGGACTATCAGCGAAGTGACGCCAGATGACACGGTGTAA